Within Desulfolithobacter dissulfuricans, the genomic segment AGGCCAATTCCAAATCCATCATTGCCAGCCTGAAAAAACTCTGCTCCGACCAGGGCATCACCGTGGTCGAGGCCACGGCTTCCAAGACCGCCGATGTGTACCAGGCCGCCAAGAGCCTGGTGGGCCAGGTGGATGCGGTGTTTATCCCCACGGACAACACCATTGTCTCGGCCCTGGAGTCGGTCATCAAGGTCGGCACCCAGAACCGGCTGCCGATTTTCGCCGCTGATGTGGATTCGGTGGCCCGGGGTGCGGTGGCAGCCATGGGCTTTGATTATTACCGCCATGGGCTCCAGACCGGTGCCATGGCTCACCGGATTCTCGAAGGAGCCGATCCCGGCGGTATCCCGGTGGAGTTCCAGAAGGACCTGGAACTGCACATCAACAGGAAATACGCCACCCTCATGGGGGTCGTTCCCCCAAGAGACCTACTGACCAGGGCGGCCAGGATCTACTGATCCGGCCGACCGTTCAGCCGACAGGTACCACAACTTTCCAGGGGAGCGGCTCATGACCTTGTACGCGGCCACCGGGGCCATAGAGCAGGGGTTTGTCTATGGCATCATGGTGATCGGGGTCTATCTGACCTTCCGTATTCTTGATTTCCCGGACCTGACCGTGGACGGCAGCCTGCCCCTGGGAGCCGCCATCTCAGCGGTGGCCATCACCAGCGGCGTCAATCCCTATCTTTCGCTGGTCTACGCCATGGGCGGCGGCTTCCTGGCCGGGATGGTGACCGCGGTGCTCAACACCAGGTTCAAGATCCTCCATCTCCTGGCCTCCATCCTCACCATGATCGCCCTCTATTCCATCAATATCCGCATCATGTCCGGCCCCAACGTGGCCCTGCTAGGAGTGAACACGGTCTTTGACCCGGTTATCGGCCTCGGCGTGCCGCCCCATTACGCGGGTCTGGTGGTCTTTGCCGCCTTTGCCATCCTGGTGGTTAGCGCGATTATCTGGTTTCTCGGCACCGAGCTTGGCCAGGCCATGCTGGCCACCGGCGACAACCCGCAGATGATCCGCAGCCTTGGGGTCAACACCCATACCATCATTATCCTTGGGGTGGGGCTGTCCAACGGTCTGGTGGCTTTCAGCGGGGCCCTGGTGGCACAGAATCAGGGTGCAGCCGATGTGGGCATGGGGATCGGCACCATTGTCGCCGGCCTGGCCTCGGTGATCATCGGCGAGACCATCTTCGGCACCAGGAGCACGGCCAGGGCCTTTATCGCCGCCCTGCTGGGCTCCATTGTCTACCGGATGGCCATTGCCCTGGCCCTGGGGCTCAATATCGGTGGTTTTTCCTTCAATCCCAGTGACCTGAACCTGATCACGGCCATCCTCGTAGTCGGGGCCCTGATCGCTCCG encodes:
- a CDS encoding ABC transporter permease, giving the protein MTLYAATGAIEQGFVYGIMVIGVYLTFRILDFPDLTVDGSLPLGAAISAVAITSGVNPYLSLVYAMGGGFLAGMVTAVLNTRFKILHLLASILTMIALYSINIRIMSGPNVALLGVNTVFDPVIGLGVPPHYAGLVVFAAFAILVVSAIIWFLGTELGQAMLATGDNPQMIRSLGVNTHTIIILGVGLSNGLVAFSGALVAQNQGAADVGMGIGTIVAGLASVIIGETIFGTRSTARAFIAALLGSIVYRMAIALALGLNIGGFSFNPSDLNLITAILVVGALIAPQLKDRFLNK